In Calditerricola satsumensis, the DNA window GAGCGCAAACCCGCGCTGGAAGGGCGCCAGATGATCATGATCCTTGCGCCGAAAACGCCAAAAGGATAGGAGGAATCGCCATGCCCAAGATGAAGTCGCGGCGCGCTGCGGTGAAGCGCTTCAAAAAGACGGCTACGGGGAAGATCAAGCACTACCGAGCCAATAAAAGCCACCTCAACGAATGGAAACCGGCCAATCGCAAGCGTCGCCTGCGTCGGGCGGCCATCGTGAGCAAGGGCGACGCCAAGCGCATCAAGCAGCTGATCACCTATCTGTAAGGGTTCCGTACGCGCTTTGATGGGGCAAGGGATTTGCGCAACACAAAGGAGGGATTGCGATGCCGCGCGTAAAAGGTGGACCGTATACGCGCCGTCGTCGGAAAAAAATCTTGAAGATGGCGAAAGGGTACTTCGGGTCGAAGCACGCGCTGTACCGCACCGCGAAGCAGCAAGTGATGAAGTCGCTGATGTACGCCTACCGCGACCGTCGTCAGCGCAAGCGCGACTTCCGCAAGCTGTGGATCGCGCGCATCAACGCGGCAGCGCGGATGAACGGCCTGTCCTACAGCAAGTTCATGCACGGCCTGAAGGCGGCCGGCGTGGCCATCAACCGCAAGATGCTGGCCGAGCTGGCCGTCAACGACCAGAAGGCCTTTGCCGAGCTGGCCAACCTGGCGAAGCAAAAGCTGAATGCGTAACGGGTGAGAAAACAGCGGCACCCTCGGCGCGCGCCGAGGGTTTCGTTTTATGTGTCTGTCTGGATCTAACCGTCTCTTCCCCTCTCCCGATGGGGTGTTGACCTGGTATTTGCCGTGGGCAATGGCCGCATACCCCGGTTCGCCGATGGCCGACTTGTCGGAGCGGATGCTGGAAAATATGCTCCTTCATCGGGGTGATGTCATGTTTTCAGGGGAATGAAAATGAGGGCCGGATGGGCGCTACCGGGTCACGACGGTGGGCCCGGGGCCGTAACGCACGGTATCCTCAAGGAAAAGCCCTGTGCAGAACGGGACCAAAGGAGGCCTGCCGATGACTTGGCGATTCGACACGCGCGTCGTCCATTTCCGACAAAAGGGCCTGGAGCGCGAGACGCCCAAGGCGCCGCCGATCTACCAGACGTCGGCCTTTGCCTTTTCCGATCTCGACGAGCTGGAGGCGTACTTTGCCGGCGAGCGGCAGTACCTGTACACGCGGTTTCGGAACCCCAATGCCGATGACTTTGCCCGCGGCGTGGCCGCCTTGGAGGGCGGCGAGGACGGGGTGGCGGCGGCGTCGGGCATGGCGGCGATCCTGGCCGCGACGCTGGCCGTGGTGAAGCCGGGAGAGCGCATCCTGTGCCCGGAAGAGGTGTACGGCGGGACGTATCACCTGTTTACGCACGAGCTGGCACGCCTCGGGATCGGCGTCGACTTTGCCCCGGCGAACGATGTGGACGCCTTCGCCCGCGCCTTTACGCCGGAGACGCGCCTCGTCTTTTTGGAGACGATCTCCAACCCGCTCCTCCGCGTCCCGCCACTTAAGGAGCTGGCCGCCCTCGCCCGGGAGCGTGGCGCCGTTGTCGTGGTGGACAACACCTTTGCCACGCCGTACCTGGCCCGGCCGCTTGAATGGGGAGCCCACCTCGTCGTCCACAGCGCGACGAAGTTTCTCGCCGGCCACAGCGACGTGACGGCGGGGGTGGTTGTCGGGGAGCGGCACCTGGTGAAACGGGCGCGGGAGATTATCGCCGCCTACGGGTGCCACCTGAATCCCTTTGAGGCGTGGCTCGCGGCCCGGGGCCTGAAAACCCTGTCCGTGCGCATGGCGCGCCACTGTGAAAACGCCATGCGGATGGCGCGCTGGCTTGCCGCCCGGCCGGCCGTGGCGCGCGTCTACTACCCCGGGCTTTCCGAGGACGACGGGGAACGTGTCCGCACCCTTCTCGGCGGGCGGGGCGGGGCGCTGGTCACCTTCCGCCTTCGCGAGGGGACGGATGTGGGGGCCTTTTTCCGCGGGCTTTCGTGGATCAAGCTGGTGCCCACGCTGGCCGGCGTGGAGACGACGGTGGCCCATCCGGCGTCCACGTCGCACCGTGCCCTTCCGCCGGCACGGCGGCGCGCCGTGGGCGTCACCGACGAGGTCGTGCGCCTCTCCGTCGGGCTCGAGGACCCGGCGGACATCTGCGACGACCTGGCGCGCGGATTGGCGGCGGCGGAAGGGCAAACCGGCGCAATTGCGCAAAGCGATTGACAACCGGCACGTTCTGCGGTACATTACCGGTAACGACAACCGCATACACCGGGAGACCGGACCTTTTCTTATCCAGAGAGGTGGAGGGACTGGCCCGATGAAACCTCGGCAACCGGCTTGCCGCCTCGGGCAAGCAGCGGTGCCAACTCCTGCGGAAACGCGCCGGCGTTTCCGAGAGATGAGAAAAGGCCGCGCCGATACCCGTGTATCGTGTATCGACAAGGCCTTTCTCGTTCCGAGAAAGGCCTTTTTTCGTACGTGCGGCGCCGTGGGCGGGCAGCGAAACACGGGCGGCACGGCAAGAGCGGAGAAAGGAGCGAGAGGGATGGCCTATCATGTGCACCGTTTGCGGGAGAAGCTGCGTTTGGGGAAGTTCGTCATCACCGCAGAGGTGGAGCCGCCCAAAGGGGCCGATCCGACGCCGACGCTGGAGAAGGCCAGCCTGTTGCGCCATGTGGTCGATGCGCTCAACGTGGCCGACTGCCCGATGGCCAACCTGCGCATGAGTCCCATCGCCTTGGCGCACATCTTACAGGACGATTTGGGCATCGAGGCCATCTTTCACTTGACGTGCCGGGACCGCAACGTGCTCGGATTGCAGGCCGAGCTGCTCGGGGCGGCGGCCCTTGGCGTGCGGAACATCCTCACGCTCACCGGCGACGCGCCGGAACGCGGCGACCACCCCACGGCCACCGGCGTGTTTGACGTCGACGCCGTAGGGCTGATCCGGCTGGCGGCCACGCTGAATGCGGGGCGCGACGTGAACGGCAACCGCCTTGAGGCCCCGCCGGAGTTTTTCATTGGGGCGGCGGCCAACCCCGGCGCGGAGGACCTGGCACGCGAAGTGCGGCGGCTCGAGGAAAAGGTGGCCGCCGGGGCGGCGTTTATCCAGACCCAGCCGATTTACGACGTCGAGACGGCGGAGCGGTTTTTGGAGGCGACGCAGCATTTGGACGTGCCCATTCTTTTCGGGCTCATGCCGCTCAAAAGCTACAAGATGGCCTGTTACCTGAACGAAAAGGTCCCGGGCATCACCATTCGCGCCGATGTGCTGCGGCGGGTGGAGCGCGGGGGGGCGGGAGGAAGGGGTGGCCGTGGTGCGCGAGCTGTTTGAGGCGCTGCGCGGTTTTGCCCACGGCGTGCACCTGTTCCCGCTCGGCGACGTGACGATGGTGCACGAGATCGTCGGCGTGCCGGTCCCGGCACCGCGGCGCATTGTTGGGATAAACCGATAAACCTACTCGGAAATTCGCTCTTGACAGGCTGGGCGGAAGGCGCTAAGATGAAATCAAAATTATCCATTCCAATCTGAATACACGGATTTAAACCAATTCACCGACCCTTTGCGCAACGTTGCAATCGCATACTGTGTTGGAACGGCTCTTATCGAGAGTGGCGGAGGGACTGGCCCGATGAAGCCCGGCAACCGGCTTGCCCCCCGTGGGCAGGCAGCGGTGCCAATTCCTGCAGAGGGAACCCCTCTGAGAGATGAGAGCTTCGGGCACGAAGCCTCCTCTTTCAGAGAGGAGGTTTTTTTCGTGTCGCTCCCGCAAGCGGACGGAACGCGTTGGGCCGCATCTTGCGTCTTGCGCCGGTGCACAGGCGGACACCCGGTGCAATAAGGTAAAAGGGCAAGGGCAACATCCCATGGAAAGCGGCGGGAGCGCACGGGCAGAAAGACCAAAGGGACAGGAGGCGTGGCAAGGGTGAACGCGGTGCAGATCGAGTGGACACCGGAAGGCATTTCCAAGCTGGCGGATTGGTGGGAGGAGAAGACGCCCCAGGAGCTCTTGGCTCTGGCGGTGGAACGCTTTGGCACGAAGGTGGCGCTGGCCTGCAGTTTTGGCGCCGAGGATGTCGTCCTTGTCGACATGCTGGTGAAGATCAATCCCGAGGTGCCGATTTTCTACCTCGACACCGACAAGCATTTCCGCGAGACCTATGAAACCCGCGACCGGATGGCCGCGCGGTACGGCATTTCGTTTGTGCAGGTGAAGCCGGCGCTGACGTTGGAGGAGCAGGCGGCGCGGTACGGCGACCGGCTGTGGGAGCGCGATCCCAATTTGTGCTGCAACCTGCGGAAAGTGGAGCCGCTCAAGGCGTTTCTGCGGGATTTTGACGCCTGGATCACCGGCATCCGCCGCGAACAGGCGCCGACCCGGGCCAACGCGCGCAAGGTGGAATGGGACGCCAAGTTCGGGGTGGTGAAGTTCAACCCCTTGGCCGACTGGACGTTCAAAGACGTGTGGCGGTACATTCACGAAAACGACGTGCCGTACAATCCGCTGCACGACCGGGGCTACCCCAGCATCGGTTGCGAATGCTGCACGCGACCGGTGCGGCCGGGCGAGGATTTCCGCGCCGGACGATGGGCCGGTTTCAACAAAACGGAGTGCGGGCTGCACACGTCGTAGGTTGGCGACGGGGGGATGTTTCGTGCAAAAATTGCTTGTGTTGGCCTTTGTCGGATTGTTGGCGCAACTGGTGGACGGCGCTCTGGGCATGGCCTACGGGGTGACGTCGACGTCGCTGCTCCTCTTGTTTGGCCTGACCCCGGCGGCCGCGTCCGCGTCGGTGCACTTGGCCGAGCTGGTCACCACGGCGGCTTCGGGCCTTTCCCACTGGCGGTTTGGCAACATCGACCGCCACGTGGTTCGCACCCTTGTTCTTCCCGGATCGGTGGGCGCGTTTGCCGGCGCCTCTTTCTTGGCCAGCGTGCCCGGCGAGGCCATCAAGCCGTTTGTGTCGGCGTTTCTGCTCGCACTCGGCGTGTACATCTTGGTGCGTTTTCTCGTTACCCGACCGGCAGCTCGTTCGCCGCGCGGGCCTGTACCGCGCCGCTTCCTCGTGCCCCTTGGGCTCTTTGCGGGCTTTGCCGACGCGGTGGGCGGCGGCGGTTGGGGCCCCATCACCACTCCGGCGCTGATGATGCGTCGCGATCTCGAGCCGCGCCGGGTGATCGGCTCCGTCGACACCAGCGAATTTGCCATCGCCCTGTCGGCCACGCTGGGATTTGCACTGTCCATGGGCTTTGAGCCCGTTCATTGGTTGTGGGTCGGCGCCCTGGTGCTCGGCGGGATGATCGCCGCGCCCATTGCCGCCTGGCTGGTGAAGGTGATGCCCTCCCACGTGTTGGGCGTGCTGGTGGGCGGCGTCATCCTGCTGACCAACATGCGCACGCTGCTCCTTGCCCTGGGGGTGTCCGAGGACGCCAAGATGTGGGTGTACGGCGCGCTGTGGGCGGTGCTCATCGCCGCGTTCGCGTACACGCTGCGGAAGCACAAGTCCCGCTCCGGCAAGGGCGCGTTGGTGACGGAAAGCTCGCCCGGATGACGGCCGCGTGTCGACGTTCGGCGTGCGAGACGTCATCACGATGCGGAGGTGACGATGTCCCAATGGTGTACGAACCGATTGTTCCACATGGGAAGCGCTTGGTTGAACGCTACTTCCGGCGAG includes these proteins:
- a CDS encoding sulfite exporter TauE/SafE family protein, with protein sequence MQKLLVLAFVGLLAQLVDGALGMAYGVTSTSLLLLFGLTPAAASASVHLAELVTTAASGLSHWRFGNIDRHVVRTLVLPGSVGAFAGASFLASVPGEAIKPFVSAFLLALGVYILVRFLVTRPAARSPRGPVPRRFLVPLGLFAGFADAVGGGGWGPITTPALMMRRDLEPRRVIGSVDTSEFAIALSATLGFALSMGFEPVHWLWVGALVLGGMIAAPIAAWLVKVMPSHVLGVLVGGVILLTNMRTLLLALGVSEDAKMWVYGALWAVLIAAFAYTLRKHKSRSGKGALVTESSPG
- the rpmI gene encoding 50S ribosomal protein L35, translating into MPKMKSRRAAVKRFKKTATGKIKHYRANKSHLNEWKPANRKRRLRRAAIVSKGDAKRIKQLITYL
- a CDS encoding phosphoadenylyl-sulfate reductase, yielding MNAVQIEWTPEGISKLADWWEEKTPQELLALAVERFGTKVALACSFGAEDVVLVDMLVKINPEVPIFYLDTDKHFRETYETRDRMAARYGISFVQVKPALTLEEQAARYGDRLWERDPNLCCNLRKVEPLKAFLRDFDAWITGIRREQAPTRANARKVEWDAKFGVVKFNPLADWTFKDVWRYIHENDVPYNPLHDRGYPSIGCECCTRPVRPGEDFRAGRWAGFNKTECGLHTS
- a CDS encoding methylenetetrahydrofolate reductase, with protein sequence MAYHVHRLREKLRLGKFVITAEVEPPKGADPTPTLEKASLLRHVVDALNVADCPMANLRMSPIALAHILQDDLGIEAIFHLTCRDRNVLGLQAELLGAAALGVRNILTLTGDAPERGDHPTATGVFDVDAVGLIRLAATLNAGRDVNGNRLEAPPEFFIGAAANPGAEDLAREVRRLEEKVAAGAAFIQTQPIYDVETAERFLEATQHLDVPILFGLMPLKSYKMACYLNEKVPGITIRADVLRRVERGGAGGRGGRGARAV
- the rplT gene encoding 50S ribosomal protein L20 — encoded protein: MPRVKGGPYTRRRRKKILKMAKGYFGSKHALYRTAKQQVMKSLMYAYRDRRQRKRDFRKLWIARINAAARMNGLSYSKFMHGLKAAGVAINRKMLAELAVNDQKAFAELANLAKQKLNA
- a CDS encoding trans-sulfuration enzyme family protein, with the translated sequence MTWRFDTRVVHFRQKGLERETPKAPPIYQTSAFAFSDLDELEAYFAGERQYLYTRFRNPNADDFARGVAALEGGEDGVAAASGMAAILAATLAVVKPGERILCPEEVYGGTYHLFTHELARLGIGVDFAPANDVDAFARAFTPETRLVFLETISNPLLRVPPLKELAALARERGAVVVVDNTFATPYLARPLEWGAHLVVHSATKFLAGHSDVTAGVVVGERHLVKRAREIIAAYGCHLNPFEAWLAARGLKTLSVRMARHCENAMRMARWLAARPAVARVYYPGLSEDDGERVRTLLGGRGGALVTFRLREGTDVGAFFRGLSWIKLVPTLAGVETTVAHPASTSHRALPPARRRAVGVTDEVVRLSVGLEDPADICDDLARGLAAAEGQTGAIAQSD